One segment of Dolichospermum sp. DET69 DNA contains the following:
- a CDS encoding type II toxin-antitoxin system HicB family antitoxin has protein sequence MSREFNVIIERDADGYFVASVPSIPGCHTQAKSLDELMERIREAIELCLEVDENQTESLEFVGVQRIAIEV, from the coding sequence ATGAGTAGAGAATTTAATGTAATTATTGAACGAGATGCTGATGGTTACTTTGTTGCATCTGTACCCAGTATTCCCGGTTGTCACACCCAAGCAAAATCTTTAGATGAACTAATGGAAAGAATTAGAGAAGCAATAGAACTGTGTTTAGAAGTAGATGAAAATCAAACAGAATCTCTGGAATTTGTAGGTGTGCAAAGAATTGCAATTGAAGTATGA
- a CDS encoding Uma2 family endonuclease, with product MVVTASTTKITWELLPEDFILDDEPVDNVNQPSLAAALTESLELAGKLPETSLSTTNYGICATVNEKFVIKAPDWAYVPQITVPREQVQRSYTPHKQGQIPVVVMEFLSDTDGSEYSNKHTYPPGKWFFYEQILKVPNYIIFEPNIGELEVHQLDNNGHYKLSSHHENQRYWLAEMELFIGVWEGKRENRQGYWLRWWDQDNNLLLWGSELVQQERLAKETAQQQVNLERLAKEAALKRLEELEKRLIDAGISD from the coding sequence ATGGTTGTAACTGCTTCGACCACCAAGATCACCTGGGAACTCCTACCAGAAGACTTCATTTTAGACGATGAACCCGTGGATAATGTCAATCAACCCAGTCTAGCCGCAGCATTAACAGAAAGCCTAGAACTTGCTGGCAAACTTCCAGAAACCTCCCTCTCTACGACCAATTACGGCATCTGTGCCACAGTAAATGAAAAATTTGTCATCAAAGCTCCTGACTGGGCTTACGTGCCACAAATCACAGTGCCTAGAGAGCAAGTTCAACGTAGTTACACTCCCCATAAACAGGGACAAATCCCTGTGGTAGTAATGGAATTTCTTTCCGATACAGATGGAAGTGAATATTCCAATAAGCATACTTATCCTCCTGGAAAATGGTTTTTTTATGAACAAATTTTAAAAGTTCCTAACTACATCATTTTTGAACCAAACATTGGGGAATTAGAAGTACATCAATTAGATAACAATGGACATTATAAATTGTCTTCACATCACGAAAATCAGCGTTACTGGTTAGCGGAGATGGAATTATTTATTGGTGTGTGGGAAGGAAAGCGCGAAAATCGTCAAGGTTACTGGTTGCGCTGGTGGGATCAAGATAATAATTTGTTGCTTTGGGGTTCTGAGTTAGTCCAACAAGAACGACTTGCTAAAGAAACTGCACAACAACAAGTTAACCTAGAACGACTTGCTAAAGAAGCCGCATTAAAACGGTTAGAAGAGTTAGAAAAACGCCTTATAGATGCGGGTATTTCCGACTAA
- a CDS encoding type II toxin-antitoxin system RelE/ParE family toxin — protein MNNIKSIKDLKALKSTPYYVSIKKFAFAEIIEISSFAEITNIKKLQGYDSAYRIPIGDYRLGIIFDSETLIFERVLHRKEIYRYFPK, from the coding sequence ATGAACAATATAAAATCGATTAAAGATTTGAAAGCACTCAAAAGTACACCTTACTATGTGTCTATTAAGAAATTTGCTTTTGCAGAAATAATCGAAATATCAAGTTTTGCAGAAATCACAAATATCAAAAAGCTTCAGGGATATGATAGTGCTTATCGGATTCCCATAGGTGATTATCGTCTTGGTATTATTTTTGATAGTGAAACATTAATTTTTGAAAGAGTTTTACACCGAAAAGAAATTTATCGCTATTTTCCTAAATAG
- a CDS encoding type II toxin-antitoxin system HicA family toxin — translation MSKLPSLTGKEVIAALCKAGFEVIRVRGSHHILVHSDGRRTVVPVHAGETIGTGLMTQILRDCQLDREEFRNLL, via the coding sequence ATGAGTAAATTACCAAGTTTAACAGGAAAAGAAGTCATAGCAGCACTTTGTAAAGCAGGTTTTGAAGTCATCAGAGTGCGAGGAAGTCATCATATTCTTGTACACAGTGATGGGAGAAGAACCGTTGTTCCAGTCCATGCTGGTGAAACAATTGGAACTGGATTAATGACACAAATACTCCGTGATTGTCAATTAGATAGAGAAGAATTTAGAAACTTACTTTAA
- a CDS encoding arylsulfatase: MVSNNSTNKPSRDILPIPDITPPGLTTFDAKDPDTKYPPIVPLRPPKGAPNVLIVLLDDVGFGASSAFGGPIRTPVAEKLAEKGLKYNRFHTTALCSPTRSALLSGRNHHSIGFGAITEMATSAPGNNCLRPNTAAPLAEILKLNGYSTAQFGKCHEVPVWETSPMGPFTSWPSGGGGFEYFYGFIGGETNQYYPGLYEGTIPIEPEETPGEEYHLTTDLTKKAIKWVRQQKSLMPDKPFFMYFAPGACHAPHHVPKEWADKYKKGGIWADKNEGTFEKGWDKVREETFKRQKELGIIPNDAQLTDRHEAIPEWDTGVSEAMKPVLTRQMEVYAGFLEHADDHVGLLVQSLEDLGVLDDTLIYYVIGDNGASAEGSMQGAFNEMVTIMGYEDLETEDFLIAHKDKLGTSAAYNHYAVGWAHAMNTPYQWTKQVASHFGGTRNGCIVHWPNGIEAKGEIRSQFHHVIDIAPTVLELAKLPEPTFVHGVQQKPIEGVSMAYSFDDKIASDRRETQYFEMMGNRGIYHKGWTAVTQHRIPWETGVEVLPAFDDDLWELYDTATDWTQAKDLAKDYPDKLKELQRLWLIEAVKYNVVPLDDRFAERSNPVLAGRPQLIESKTQVLYGGMGRLTESSIVDYKNRSFTVEAELNLPLSKKKRAEGVIIAIGGSIGGWSLYAKNGKLKYCYNFFGLDKYQYYVEGDTIPFGISKVRMEFAYDGGGLGKGGSVSLFIDDKKVGEGRVDQTEPSIFSADETCDIGFESGSPVTKDYDVTKFNGEVNWVKINVSDGEVTRISPELRLRIAVGIQ, from the coding sequence ATGGTCAGCAACAACAGTACAAACAAACCATCACGCGACATCCTGCCTATTCCTGATATTACGCCCCCAGGATTAACGACTTTTGATGCCAAAGATCCCGATACCAAATATCCCCCCATTGTGCCTTTACGTCCCCCCAAAGGCGCGCCTAATGTTCTTATTGTCCTACTAGATGATGTGGGCTTCGGAGCATCTTCTGCCTTTGGTGGACCGATTCGTACCCCTGTAGCCGAAAAACTAGCCGAAAAAGGACTTAAATACAACCGTTTTCATACCACCGCCCTTTGTTCTCCTACCCGCTCCGCCTTACTGTCGGGAAGAAATCATCATTCTATAGGCTTTGGAGCGATTACCGAAATGGCTACCTCAGCACCTGGTAACAATTGCCTCCGCCCAAATACGGCGGCTCCCTTGGCGGAAATCTTGAAACTTAACGGCTATTCTACCGCTCAGTTTGGTAAATGCCACGAAGTTCCTGTCTGGGAAACAAGCCCTATGGGTCCATTTACTAGCTGGCCCAGTGGTGGCGGTGGTTTTGAATACTTTTATGGCTTTATTGGCGGTGAAACTAACCAATATTATCCCGGTCTTTATGAAGGGACTATCCCCATTGAACCCGAAGAAACCCCCGGAGAAGAATATCATCTTACCACCGATTTGACCAAAAAGGCCATTAAGTGGGTACGTCAGCAAAAATCCTTAATGCCTGATAAGCCTTTCTTTATGTACTTTGCTCCAGGTGCTTGTCATGCTCCCCACCATGTCCCAAAGGAATGGGCTGATAAGTATAAGAAAGGGGGAATATGGGCTGATAAGAACGAGGGAACATTTGAGAAAGGTTGGGATAAGGTACGGGAAGAAACCTTCAAGCGCCAAAAAGAGTTAGGCATAATTCCGAATGATGCTCAATTAACTGATCGTCACGAGGCGATTCCTGAGTGGGATACGGGGGTATCGGAAGCGATGAAGCCTGTCCTCACTCGACAAATGGAAGTCTATGCAGGTTTCTTAGAACACGCGGATGATCATGTGGGTTTGTTGGTGCAATCTTTAGAAGACTTAGGCGTTCTCGATGATACCCTCATCTACTATGTCATCGGCGATAATGGGGCTTCGGCGGAAGGTTCCATGCAAGGCGCTTTTAACGAAATGGTCACAATTATGGGTTATGAAGACCTAGAAACCGAAGACTTCTTAATCGCCCATAAAGACAAGTTGGGTACCTCAGCAGCCTATAACCACTATGCGGTAGGTTGGGCCCACGCCATGAATACACCCTATCAATGGACAAAACAAGTAGCTTCTCACTTTGGGGGAACTCGCAATGGTTGTATTGTACATTGGCCTAATGGCATTGAGGCGAAAGGGGAAATCCGTTCTCAGTTCCATCATGTGATTGATATTGCTCCCACCGTTTTAGAACTCGCCAAGTTACCCGAACCAACTTTTGTGCATGGGGTACAGCAAAAGCCCATAGAAGGGGTGAGTATGGCTTATTCTTTTGATGACAAGATAGCGAGCGATCGCCGCGAAACCCAATATTTTGAGATGATGGGTAATCGGGGGATTTATCATAAAGGTTGGACGGCTGTAACTCAACACCGCATCCCCTGGGAGACAGGGGTCGAGGTTTTACCTGCTTTTGATGATGATCTTTGGGAACTTTATGATACTGCTACAGACTGGACTCAAGCCAAGGATCTAGCTAAAGATTATCCTGATAAATTGAAGGAATTGCAAAGGCTCTGGTTAATTGAGGCGGTTAAGTACAATGTTGTACCCCTTGATGATCGTTTTGCAGAACGCTCTAATCCTGTTTTAGCAGGTCGTCCACAATTGATAGAAAGCAAGACACAAGTATTATATGGTGGGATGGGTCGCCTAACGGAAAGCTCGATTGTTGATTACAAAAATCGGTCTTTTACGGTAGAAGCAGAGTTAAACCTGCCTCTCTCAAAGAAAAAACGGGCAGAAGGCGTTATTATTGCGATTGGTGGCAGTATCGGCGGTTGGAGTTTGTATGCCAAAAACGGCAAACTGAAATATTGTTACAACTTTTTTGGCTTGGATAAATATCAATATTATGTCGAAGGGGATACTATTCCCTTTGGTATCTCTAAAGTGCGCATGGAATTTGCCTATGATGGTGGTGGTTTAGGTAAGGGGGGATCAGTTAGCCTTTTCATTGATGACAAAAAAGTAGGAGAAGGGCGAGTTGATCAAACAGAACCTTCTATATTTTCTGCTGATGAAACCTGTGATATTGGTTTTGAATCGGGTTCTCCTGTGACTAAAGATTATGATGTCACCAAGTTTAATGGTGAGGTGAATTGGGTAAAAATTAATGTTAGTGACGGCGAAGTAACCCGTATTTCTCCTGAACTGCGCTTACGCATTGCTGTGGGGATTCAATAA
- a CDS encoding zeta toxin family protein, which translates to MPNLYIIGGANGSGKTTVALQILPYFLEVFEYINADNIAAGISPFNSESVAIEAGKLMLQRLETLVNKKSDFAFETTLAARNFARFIRECKTQGYIINLIYFWLETPELAIARVRRRVASGGHNIPEDIIRRRYERGRRNLTDLYLPLCDTWIVYNNSGDEPQLVAESGINKEVIIYEYGIWNQITAR; encoded by the coding sequence ATGCCTAATTTGTACATTATCGGGGGTGCAAACGGTTCTGGTAAAACAACCGTAGCTTTGCAAATTCTCCCATATTTTTTAGAAGTTTTTGAATATATCAATGCTGATAACATTGCAGCGGGTATTTCTCCTTTTAATTCTGAATCTGTAGCTATTGAAGCAGGAAAGTTAATGTTACAAAGATTAGAAACTCTTGTTAATAAAAAATCTGATTTTGCTTTTGAAACTACTTTAGCTGCTCGTAATTTTGCGCGGTTTATTAGAGAATGCAAAACCCAAGGTTATATAATAAATTTGATATATTTTTGGTTAGAAACTCCAGAATTAGCCATAGCTAGAGTACGGAGACGGGTAGCAAGTGGAGGTCATAATATTCCAGAAGATATCATCCGTAGACGCTATGAACGTGGACGCAGAAACCTAACTGACCTTTATTTACCTTTGTGTGATACTTGGATAGTATATAATAATTCTGGGGATGAACCTCAATTAGTGGCTGAATCAGGTATAAATAAGGAAGTGATAATTTATGAATACGGAATCTGGAATCAAATTACAGCAAGATAA
- a CDS encoding sulfatase-like hydrolase/transferase codes for MTKQFNGTIALDIRDSVPDWEPYAEPKAPKGSPNILYLVIDDTGFGAWEMFGGKIKMPNLNRIARKGLVYTNFHTTALCSPTRSSLLNGRNATSNGMSCIEEATSGFPGNNGRIPFENALIPAVLSERGYNTFALGKWHLLPEEEANMAASKRNWPLGRGFERYYGFLGGETDQWYPDLVYDNHLIEPPYAPDLSDTEKGYHLSKDLVDKAISFIQDTTAIAPEKPWMMYFAPGANHAPHQIWPQKIVDYGYNTTLRYSENPKDISFEQTSIFKDGYEVYRKEVLDEMKRLGIFTGNFDPSVINPHNEGVLDKNYAGSDHTIVGVPEGKVWPQTDYVRPWDSLNQKEKALFIRMAEIYAAFSTYTDEQIGRLLDFLEKTGQMDNTIIIAVADNGASAEGGPNGSVNENLFFNDVADNFDKNFALLPDLGTDKTYNHYPTGWAWAFDTPFKYWKRWSGYEGGAATPFMICGPGIDKKTKDFKYEYRKQYVHAVDVVPTLYDCLNIEPPEVVKGFTQNPIEGISFKYTFAPEYGQPKYQFPYKDDALKPKDENGKPKKVRETQFYTMLGTRGIWYKGWHACTSHAPAPSDWGSFELDRWELYCMDGDKWLEKKAGEGKAVSAVPVIVPADPTQSTDLAEIYPKKLEIMKNMWFVQAGIYNGMPLDDRSAAVGLGAERPQLADPPDFTGGGDWPKGEFGYIYYPGGSEIPEAVAPNIRMRSYSITATVEDFSKVKNPAGVLLAHGGRFGGHSFYIHENRLCYVYNWLGQREQKVSCQLPKKLTGSVKLKVKFEKTGMLSADPTFGSSTLGNVSLFINDIEIPVAQIQHNLDSFADKTKPEDKFLTQPGKFALAGEGFNIGRDAGQPVSSDYATHIPYEFEGATLKQVLVTIKNDAETMNPEKEFQGMLLRD; via the coding sequence ATGACTAAGCAATTCAACGGTACAATCGCTCTCGACATTCGTGATTCCGTCCCAGATTGGGAACCTTACGCAGAACCAAAAGCCCCAAAAGGTTCACCAAATATTCTTTACCTCGTGATTGACGATACAGGCTTCGGCGCTTGGGAAATGTTTGGTGGCAAGATCAAGATGCCCAATCTGAACCGAATTGCTAGAAAAGGTTTGGTATATACCAACTTCCATACCACAGCCCTATGTTCTCCCACCCGTTCTTCCCTATTAAATGGGCGCAATGCTACCAGTAATGGGATGTCCTGCATTGAAGAAGCCACTTCTGGTTTCCCCGGAAATAATGGGCGTATCCCCTTTGAAAACGCCCTAATTCCCGCAGTGTTAAGCGAACGGGGGTATAACACATTTGCTCTTGGTAAATGGCATTTGCTGCCAGAAGAAGAAGCAAATATGGCTGCGAGTAAGCGTAACTGGCCACTCGGTCGTGGGTTTGAACGCTATTACGGATTTTTAGGGGGAGAAACGGATCAATGGTATCCCGATCTCGTCTATGACAATCATCTAATTGAGCCTCCCTATGCACCAGATTTGAGTGACACTGAGAAGGGCTATCATCTATCGAAAGACTTGGTAGATAAGGCAATTTCCTTTATCCAAGATACAACAGCGATCGCTCCTGAAAAACCTTGGATGATGTATTTCGCTCCCGGTGCAAATCATGCTCCCCATCAAATCTGGCCACAGAAGATAGTAGATTACGGATATAACACAACATTGAGATACTCGGAGAATCCAAAAGATATCTCCTTTGAGCAAACTAGCATCTTTAAAGATGGCTATGAGGTTTACCGCAAAGAAGTTCTCGACGAGATGAAAAGGTTGGGAATCTTCACCGGCAATTTTGACCCATCTGTGATCAATCCTCATAATGAGGGTGTGCTTGATAAAAACTATGCAGGTTCTGACCATACTATCGTAGGAGTACCTGAAGGGAAGGTGTGGCCTCAAACAGATTATGTAAGACCTTGGGATAGTTTGAACCAAAAAGAGAAAGCTCTATTTATCCGCATGGCAGAGATTTATGCGGCATTCTCCACCTACACCGACGAACAAATTGGTCGTTTGCTAGACTTTCTCGAAAAAACAGGGCAAATGGATAATACCATTATCATTGCCGTGGCTGATAATGGCGCGAGTGCGGAGGGAGGACCCAATGGCTCAGTCAACGAAAACTTATTCTTCAACGACGTTGCCGACAATTTTGACAAAAACTTTGCTCTTCTTCCGGATCTAGGGACAGACAAAACCTACAATCACTACCCCACGGGTTGGGCATGGGCTTTTGATACCCCTTTCAAATATTGGAAACGTTGGTCTGGCTATGAAGGAGGTGCAGCGACTCCCTTCATGATCTGCGGACCCGGCATTGACAAAAAAACAAAAGATTTCAAATACGAATATCGCAAACAGTATGTTCATGCGGTTGATGTAGTGCCAACCCTTTATGATTGTTTGAACATAGAACCACCAGAAGTGGTCAAAGGCTTCACCCAAAACCCCATTGAGGGCATCAGCTTTAAATATACTTTTGCTCCTGAATATGGTCAACCCAAGTACCAGTTTCCCTACAAAGACGATGCTCTCAAGCCCAAAGACGAGAATGGTAAGCCAAAGAAGGTAAGAGAGACTCAGTTCTATACCATGCTGGGAACACGGGGAATTTGGTATAAGGGCTGGCACGCTTGTACCTCCCATGCTCCTGCACCCTCTGATTGGGGCAGCTTTGAGCTAGATAGATGGGAACTTTACTGTATGGATGGTGATAAGTGGTTAGAGAAAAAGGCTGGTGAAGGGAAGGCAGTATCTGCTGTACCCGTCATTGTGCCTGCTGACCCAACTCAAAGTACAGACTTAGCTGAAATCTATCCCAAAAAGCTCGAAATCATGAAAAATATGTGGTTCGTGCAAGCAGGGATATATAACGGTATGCCACTCGATGATCGCTCGGCTGCTGTTGGGCTTGGTGCGGAACGTCCCCAGTTGGCAGATCCACCAGACTTTACTGGTGGTGGGGACTGGCCTAAAGGCGAATTTGGGTATATCTACTATCCAGGGGGATCAGAAATTCCCGAAGCGGTAGCTCCCAACATTCGGATGCGGTCTTATTCTATTACGGCAACTGTTGAAGATTTCTCCAAGGTAAAAAATCCAGCGGGGGTTCTGTTAGCTCACGGAGGGCGGTTTGGTGGACACAGTTTCTATATCCATGAGAACCGGCTTTGTTATGTCTATAACTGGCTAGGACAACGGGAGCAAAAGGTCAGTTGTCAACTTCCAAAAAAACTGACTGGTAGCGTGAAGCTCAAAGTTAAATTTGAAAAAACTGGGATGCTATCGGCAGATCCTACTTTTGGTAGTAGCACTTTAGGAAATGTCAGTCTATTTATTAATGACATAGAAATCCCAGTAGCTCAAATTCAACATAATCTGGATAGTTTTGCAGACAAAACAAAGCCAGAAGACAAGTTCCTGACTCAACCAGGCAAGTTTGCCCTAGCTGGGGAAGGATTCAATATTGGTCGAGATGCCGGTCAGCCCGTGTCGTCAGACTATGCAACACACATACCTTATGAGTTTGAGGGAGCGACCCTTAAACAGGTCCTAGTCACAATCAAAAACGACGCTGAAACAATGAATCCTGAGAAAGAATTTCAGGGTATGTTGTTGCGTGACTAA
- a CDS encoding formylglycine-generating enzyme family protein: protein MVWIPERTFEMGADNSKYPEEAPAHTVTVSGFWMDKYLVTNKQFQKFVKETGYVTFAEKPPKAEDYPDATPEMLVPGSAVFMKPDRPVDPRTVCWWHYLAGANWRHPEGTNSSIKNRENHPVVHIVYEDALAYTEWAGKELPTEAQWELAARGGLDGADFAWGNEFMPNGKLMANTWQGKFPSENLKPHPPGTEAVGGYPPNGYGLYDMIGNVWEWTTDWYQEKHPENPTKACCTPKNPQGGTEADSYNRKLLPSMQKPRKVLKGGSFLCAPNYCARYRPAARHPEDIDTSTNHIGFRTIVCPSVTLESD, encoded by the coding sequence ATGGTATGGATTCCTGAGCGGACTTTCGAGATGGGAGCAGACAACTCAAAATATCCAGAAGAAGCACCAGCCCACACCGTCACCGTTAGTGGCTTCTGGATGGATAAGTATTTAGTTACTAACAAACAATTTCAAAAATTCGTCAAAGAAACAGGATACGTTACCTTTGCAGAAAAACCGCCAAAAGCAGAAGACTATCCTGATGCTACTCCTGAAATGTTAGTACCCGGATCAGCAGTATTTATGAAGCCAGATCGCCCAGTCGATCCCCGGACAGTATGTTGGTGGCACTACCTCGCCGGTGCTAACTGGCGGCATCCTGAAGGGACAAATAGTTCGATTAAAAATCGGGAAAATCACCCCGTCGTACATATTGTATATGAAGATGCCCTTGCCTATACTGAGTGGGCAGGAAAAGAACTACCAACCGAAGCTCAGTGGGAATTAGCAGCACGAGGCGGCTTAGATGGTGCAGACTTCGCTTGGGGAAATGAATTTATGCCCAATGGTAAGCTAATGGCAAACACTTGGCAAGGAAAGTTTCCTTCCGAAAATCTTAAACCCCACCCACCAGGCACAGAAGCCGTTGGTGGCTATCCACCCAATGGCTATGGCCTCTACGATATGATTGGTAATGTTTGGGAATGGACAACCGATTGGTATCAGGAGAAACATCCAGAAAACCCCACAAAAGCTTGCTGTACTCCTAAAAATCCTCAAGGCGGAACAGAAGCAGATAGCTATAACCGCAAGTTATTACCCTCAATGCAGAAACCGCGTAAGGTACTCAAAGGGGGTTCTTTCCTCTGCGCGCCTAACTACTGCGCTCGTTACCGTCCCGCCGCTCGACACCCAGAGGATATAGATACCTCCACTAACCACATTGGTTTTCGGACCATTGTTTGCCCTTCTGTAACACTGGAATCAGATTAG
- a CDS encoding DNA cytosine methyltransferase: MINNKPICISLFTGAFGLDLGLEQAGFHTVSVVEKDRDAVKTISLNRPYLQESAIPRELEKVSSQELLEEGGKVLNLGRALVPGEVDLVTGGPPCQPFSTAGKRGSVMDPRGSLFMDFIRIVKEVQPRFFLMENVRGLLSASLRHRPINQRGKDYPALEPDEMNGAALKIVLAEMKELGYNVVYNLLETADYGVPQNRLRVVFIGSRDGEASTFPLAKYSKDGKFLPKWITLKDALTDFVDIQPEFMRYSENRLKFLRLLKAGQNWKYLPKELQAEAMGGAYNSGGGKVGFYRRLSWDKPSPTITTCPHQKATDMCHPVELRPLTVRESAKIQTFPDDWIFHGSISSKYKQIGNAVPVLLAKEIGEYLINLM; encoded by the coding sequence ATGATCAATAACAAACCTATTTGCATTTCCCTATTTACAGGTGCTTTTGGCTTAGATTTAGGACTAGAACAAGCAGGATTTCATACTGTTAGTGTAGTAGAAAAAGACCGGGATGCAGTTAAAACAATTTCTCTTAATAGACCTTATCTCCAAGAAAGTGCTATTCCCAGAGAATTAGAAAAAGTAAGTTCCCAGGAATTACTGGAAGAAGGAGGAAAAGTTTTAAATCTAGGTCGCGCTTTAGTTCCTGGGGAGGTAGACTTAGTAACAGGTGGTCCCCCTTGTCAGCCATTTAGCACCGCAGGAAAACGCGGTTCTGTAATGGACCCTCGCGGTAGTTTATTTATGGACTTTATTCGCATTGTTAAAGAAGTCCAACCCCGCTTTTTTTTGATGGAAAATGTTAGAGGTTTACTTTCTGCTTCTCTACGTCATAGACCAATAAATCAACGCGGAAAAGATTACCCAGCTTTAGAACCTGATGAAATGAATGGTGCAGCTTTAAAGATAGTTTTAGCAGAAATGAAGGAATTAGGCTATAACGTAGTTTATAACCTTTTAGAAACAGCAGATTATGGTGTTCCTCAAAATAGATTGCGGGTAGTTTTTATTGGTTCTAGAGATGGTGAAGCCTCTACATTTCCTCTAGCTAAATATAGCAAAGATGGTAAATTTTTACCAAAATGGATAACGTTAAAAGATGCGTTAACAGATTTTGTGGATATTCAACCAGAATTTATGCGTTATTCAGAAAATCGTCTCAAGTTTTTAAGATTATTAAAAGCAGGACAAAATTGGAAATATTTACCAAAAGAATTACAAGCCGAAGCAATGGGAGGTGCTTATAATTCTGGTGGGGGAAAAGTTGGTTTTTACAGAAGATTATCTTGGGATAAACCTTCTCCAACTATTACAACTTGTCCTCACCAAAAAGCTACAGATATGTGTCACCCTGTAGAACTTCGTCCTTTAACTGTGCGCGAGTCTGCGAAAATTCAAACTTTTCCTGATGATTGGATTTTTCATGGTTCAATAAGTTCTAAGTATAAACAAATTGGTAATGCAGTTCCGGTGTTACTTGCTAAAGAAATTGGTGAATATCTGATTAATTTAATGTAG
- a CDS encoding DNA cytosine methyltransferase, protein MKSCIDAQQLEIFPLFQPVTTIKPTTKFTFIDLFSGIGGFRIPLEELGGICLML, encoded by the coding sequence ATGAAATCTTGTATTGATGCTCAACAGCTAGAAATATTCCCATTATTTCAACCTGTAACTACCATAAAACCTACCACTAAATTTACCTTTATAGACCTATTTTCCGGTATTGGTGGCTTTAGAATTCCTCTCGAAGAATTAGGAGGAATTTGTTTGATGCTTTAG
- a CDS encoding ABC transporter ATP-binding protein — MAAAVFIENLKKSYGNVVAVQDVSFHVQPGEIFGLLGPNGAGKTTTLRALCTLTTPDAGKIEVSGISVLDHPKLARQKLGYVAQEVALDKVLTGRELLQLQAALYHLPGALIKQRINTILDLLGLQEYADKKTGTYSGGLRKRLDLAAGLLHAPDVLVLDEPTVGLDIESRVVVWDFLRQLRAAGTTVVITSHYLEEVDALADRVAIIDRGLVIANGTPSQLKDQVGGDRITLRIREFSPSEEAETAKNLLAALPFVQEIIINSAQGNSLNLVVAPQNDALITIQQALNNANLPIFGIAQSRPSLDDVYLAATGKTLMDAELAAVANRDPKAEKKQNMR; from the coding sequence ATGGCTGCCGCCGTTTTCATCGAAAATCTAAAAAAAAGCTACGGTAATGTAGTCGCAGTTCAGGATGTCTCCTTTCACGTACAACCTGGAGAAATCTTCGGTTTACTAGGACCCAACGGGGCTGGAAAAACAACCACTCTCCGGGCATTGTGTACGCTGACAACCCCTGATGCTGGAAAAATTGAAGTTTCTGGCATTTCCGTATTAGATCATCCCAAATTAGCCCGGCAAAAACTGGGTTATGTAGCGCAGGAAGTAGCCTTGGATAAAGTGCTAACTGGCCGGGAGTTACTACAATTACAAGCCGCGCTTTATCATCTTCCCGGTGCGCTGATTAAACAGCGAATTAACACTATTCTAGATTTGCTGGGTTTACAAGAATACGCAGATAAAAAAACCGGCACATATTCCGGTGGTTTACGTAAACGGTTAGATTTGGCTGCTGGTTTACTTCATGCACCAGATGTCTTGGTATTAGATGAACCAACGGTAGGGCTAGATATTGAAAGCCGGGTTGTAGTGTGGGATTTCTTGCGTCAGTTGCGGGCTGCGGGAACTACCGTAGTCATTACCAGCCATTATTTAGAAGAAGTTGACGCTTTAGCTGATAGAGTGGCAATTATAGATAGAGGTTTGGTTATTGCTAATGGTACACCATCTCAGTTAAAAGATCAGGTAGGAGGCGATCGCATCACCTTGAGAATCCGTGAATTTTCACCCAGCGAAGAAGCCGAAACTGCAAAAAACCTTTTAGCAGCTTTACCCTTTGTCCAAGAAATCATCATCAACAGCGCCCAAGGTAACTCCCTAAATTTGGTAGTCGCACCCCAAAATGACGCTTTGATAACTATTCAACAGGCGTTAAATAATGCCAACTTACCCATTTTTGGTATTGCCCAATCCCGTCCCAGTTTAGATGATGTTTACCTAGCAGCCACCGGAAAAACCTTAATGGATGCCGAATTAGCTGCCGTAGCTAATCGTGATCCTAAAGCCGAGAAAAAGCAGAACATGAGATAG